AAATCGTCAACCATCGCACGCCAATTTTCAGCAAAGGAATCATTTAGGAGTACAACGCATTCCGCAACATTCAGCAATTTCGGTTGCGCCACGCACGAAAACACGATAGGCTTTGCATCACTAGCACTGAAAATTTTCAAACGCGAAATTTCATCAGCAGTAAATTCGTGATGCCCCGCCCAGACGATTTTCACAGGATTGTTGCCTGCGGCATAACGCACGTCAAGGCCCGGGTTATCGGCAAGGAGCGTGCCCGCACCAACAAGAACAGCATCACTCATCGCACGGAGTTCATGATTCCAACAGTTTGCGCCTTGCTTTGTAATTGCTAGCGGCAAATGGTTCCCCGCCTTATCCACGCAGCCCATAAAGCCATCCTGAGAAACAGCAGACTTGACTTCCACAAAGGTGCGCTTGGTGCGTACAAAATAATCATACGCTTCAAAATAGCGTTCGACTTCGGCAAAGACCGCTCGACCTTCGGCTTCACGAGAAGCTTTATCCAACGGCAACGAGCTCGTAAACTCAAAGACGCGGCATTCCGTACAAGATTCACCGTTCGAGCAATCCTCGACGCAAGCGAGAATGCAAGCGTCCACGCCCTCGTGAACTTCAACACCCGCCTCTTCAAGAATCTTGCGAGATTTCCCATGCACAACGGGATTCGGGTCGGAATGTGCAAAATAGACTTTCTGAATTCCCGCTTCAATAATCGCCTTGGTGCAAGGCGGCGTGCGACCGTAATGGCAACAAGGTTCCAGAGTCACAAAAATAGAGGCTCCGCGAGCG
This is a stretch of genomic DNA from Fibrobacter sp. UWB13. It encodes these proteins:
- the ribD gene encoding bifunctional diaminohydroxyphosphoribosylaminopyrimidine deaminase/5-amino-6-(5-phosphoribosylamino)uracil reductase RibD codes for the protein MTPEITNFMQFALEQAFFAIGESRPNPAVGAVVVKDGIVVGKGRTQRPGSAHAEVMALRDAGELARGASIFVTLEPCCHYGRTPPCTKAIIEAGIQKVYFAHSDPNPVVHGKSRKILEEAGVEVHEGVDACILACVEDCSNGESCTECRVFEFTSSLPLDKASREAEGRAVFAEVERYFEAYDYFVRTKRTFVEVKSAVSQDGFMGCVDKAGNHLPLAITKQGANCWNHELRAMSDAVLVGAGTLLADNPGLDVRYAAGNNPVKIVWAGHHEFTADEISRLKIFSASDAKPIVFSCVAQPKLLNVAECVVLLNDSFAENWRAMVDDLSARGMHRLMVEPGARLARELFNGESLWNRLDLWRSTDSSVDISLENLIESGVVKAGLEYPELPANIVAKESAVIGPDVLTVYYPG